A part of Microbacterium atlanticum genomic DNA contains:
- the tatA gene encoding Sec-independent protein translocase subunit TatA, protein MLGNLNGWHLLILLVVILLLFGAAKLPALAKSMGQSARVFKGEMKAMKDDDRAAAGDTTSADVADSVADPTITPGTTDGSRDTKP, encoded by the coding sequence ATGTTGGGCAATCTGAACGGCTGGCACCTGCTGATTCTGCTCGTCGTCATCCTGCTGCTGTTCGGCGCGGCCAAGCTGCCGGCGCTCGCGAAGAGCATGGGGCAGTCGGCCCGCGTGTTCAAGGGTGAGATGAAGGCCATGAAGGACGACGACAGGGCCGCCGCCGGCGACACCACGTCGGCCGACGTCGCCGACTCGGTCGCCGACCCCACGATCACCCCCGGCACGACCGACGGCTCCCGCGACACAAAGCCGTAG